The Antennarius striatus isolate MH-2024 chromosome 23, ASM4005453v1, whole genome shotgun sequence genome has a segment encoding these proteins:
- the LOC137590642 gene encoding probable E3 ubiquitin-protein ligase RNF144A-A, whose translation MEEKRYDPRDRILKFVRRPDDLDPFPPEEGDQRLRAEMSCGHAVTPESITGWCRSLLDQGQYKFKCPAIKNGTREKCGAVWPYVEVRRLAVLTTEEMHHFEKVISNLAAAEYCEIQTCPGCKTCVERQDLTNLCVLCTICTEQRKTAYEFCWQCRNPWKGSAPRSDHCDDVGCINHNLKLLKDCRTTILHDVRGVSGCPSVRACPTCGQMVEHDKTGCKNIMCSRCQVEFCFVCLKLTPTCLKTSSYFEPCSDGVAPRQTSIPVWHRN comes from the exons ATGGAAGAAAAACGATACGACCCAAGAGATAGGATTCTGAAGTTCGTCCGCAGGCCGGATGATCTGGATCCGTTCC CGCCGGAGGAGGGAGACCAGCGCCTCCGTGCGGAGATGTCCTGCGGTCATGCCGTCACTCCGGAGTCCATCACCGGCTGGTGCCGCAGCCTGCTGGATCAG GGTCAGTATAAATTTAAATGCCCTGCTATCAAGAATGGTACCCGGGAAAAGTGTGGTGCAGTGTGGCCTTATGTCGAGGTGCGCAGGCTGGCAGTGCTCACAACTGAAGAGATGCATCACTTTGAAAAGGTCATCAGCAATTTGGCTGCTGCAGAATACTGTGAAATACAAACA TGTCCCGGCTGTAAAACCTGCGTGGAGAGACAGGATCTGACTAATCTCTGTGTGCTGTGCACAATCTGCACAGAACAGAGGAAGACAGCGTATGAGTTCTGCTGGCAGTGTCGGAACCCGTGGAAAGGTTCCGCTCCACGCTCGGATCACTGCGACGACGTTGGCTGCATCAACCACAACCTTAAGCTTCTCAAGGATTGCAGGACCACCATCCTCCATGACGTGCGGGGGGTCAGCGGATGTCCCTCCGTCCGCGCCTGTCCCACCTGTGGTCAGATGGTGGAGCACGACAAGACAGGCTGCAAGAACATCATGTGTTCTCGCTGTCAGGTGGAGTTCTGCTTCGTGTGTCTGAAGCTCACTCCCACCTGCCTGAAGACGAGCTCCTACTTCGAACCCTGCAGCGATGGCGTGGCCCCCAGACAAACATCCATTCCTGTGTGGCACCGAAACTAA
- the zgc:194655 gene encoding uncharacterized protein zgc:194655, whose translation MGKLYQVIVYGLMGDKISVDLCNTQEEMSSLTVLQLKEKILNAETVLKGQLSLRLIFADKNLDDDKKLLSSYGIQHLSVIQVVVKLPGGLIV comes from the exons ATGGGTAAACTCTACCAGGTGATCGTTTATGGACTGATGGGTGACAAAATATCAGTGGACCTGTGCAACACACAGGAGGAGATGTCCAGTCTGACAGTCCTTCAGCTCAAGGAGAAGATTCTGAACGCGGAGACTGTCTTAAAAG gaCAGCTGTCTCTGAGGTTGATCTTCGCAGACAAGAATCTTGATGATGACAAAAAGctcctttcttcttatgggatcCAGCACTTGTCTGTCATCCAAGTAGTCGTGAAACTTCCTGGAGGACTGATTGTTTGA
- the LOC137590855 gene encoding ubiquitin carboxyl-terminal hydrolase 50-like isoform X1, whose product MNHKLVGMFIDKLESFTISDYYGLNSLGMTCYLNSVLQVFFMTDGFREAVNRCCCQDPTTIDLFLGRLFSGLQKNVAQTHDVTKRLGITDVYEQRDSAEYFEKILCLNSPEAAQMLKGELKHQNTCLTCQERNHSTGFFWILPLAVEELADQTCSVEKALRAFFKGEKACGDNKIYCKCCDSKQEAEIGCEIKQRPEVLTLLLKRFRFDDKQRCYTKLRCSVDVPHILHIESCKYVLYALLNHFGDLKGGHYTAHVKSYENKWWYHFNDDVVKRVDPPPSEPGAEGLRSCFAYLLMYQKC is encoded by the exons ATGAATCACAAACTGGTTGGAATGTTCATTGACAAACTGGAAAGCTTCACCATCTCAG atTACTACGGCCTAAACAGTCTAGGGATGACATGTTATTTGAACAGTGTGCTTCAGGTCTTTTTCATGACCGATGGATTCAGGGAGGCTGTGAACCG ATGCTGCTGTCAAGATCCAACAACCATCGACTTGTTTCTTGGAAGACTGTTTTCTGGTTTACAGAAAAACGTGGCCCAAACACATGACGTCACAAAACGGCTGGGCATCACTGATG TTTACGAGCAACGCGACTCCGCAGAGTATTTTGAGAAGATCTTGTGTTTGAACAGTCCAGAGGCAGCTCAG ATGTTGAAGGGAGAGCTGAAGCATCAGAACACATGTCTCACCTGTCAGGAGAGGAACCATTCGACTGGCTTCTTCTGGATTCTGCCTCTTGCGGTGGAAGAGCTTGCCGATCAGACCTGCAGCGTG GAGAAAGCGTTGAGGGCGTTCTTCAAGGGAGAGAAAGCATGTGGCGACAATAAGATATACTGCAAATGCTGCGATAGCAAACAAGAGGCAGAAATT GgatgtgaaataaaacaaagaccagAGGTTTTAACCCTCCTTCTGAAGAGATTCAGATTTGATGACAAGCAGAGGTGCTACACCAAGCTGCGCTGCTCGGTGGACGTCCCCCACATTTTACACATCGAG AGCTGTAAATATGTCCTCTACGCCCTGCTGAACCACTTTGGGGACCTCAAAGGAGGTCACTATACTGCGCATGTCAAATCGTATGAGAATAAGTGGTGGTATCACTTCAATGATGACGTCGTGAAGAGG GTCGATCCGCCGCCGTCTGAGCCTGGAGCTGAGGGTTTGAGGTCTTGTTTCGCGTATCTCCTCATGTATCAGAAATGTTAA
- the LOC137590855 gene encoding ubiquitin carboxyl-terminal hydrolase 50-like isoform X2, with the protein MNHKLVGMFIDKLESFTISDYYGLNSLGMTCYLNSVLQVFFMTDGFREAVNRCCCQDPTTIDLFLGRLFSGLQKNVAQTHDVTKRLGITDVYEQRDSAEYFEKILCLNSPEAAQMLKGELKHQNTCLTCQERNHSTGFFWILPLAVEELADQTCSVEKALRAFFKGEKACGDNKIYCKCCDSKQEAEISCKYVLYALLNHFGDLKGGHYTAHVKSYENKWWYHFNDDVVKRVDPPPSEPGAEGLRSCFAYLLMYQKC; encoded by the exons ATGAATCACAAACTGGTTGGAATGTTCATTGACAAACTGGAAAGCTTCACCATCTCAG atTACTACGGCCTAAACAGTCTAGGGATGACATGTTATTTGAACAGTGTGCTTCAGGTCTTTTTCATGACCGATGGATTCAGGGAGGCTGTGAACCG ATGCTGCTGTCAAGATCCAACAACCATCGACTTGTTTCTTGGAAGACTGTTTTCTGGTTTACAGAAAAACGTGGCCCAAACACATGACGTCACAAAACGGCTGGGCATCACTGATG TTTACGAGCAACGCGACTCCGCAGAGTATTTTGAGAAGATCTTGTGTTTGAACAGTCCAGAGGCAGCTCAG ATGTTGAAGGGAGAGCTGAAGCATCAGAACACATGTCTCACCTGTCAGGAGAGGAACCATTCGACTGGCTTCTTCTGGATTCTGCCTCTTGCGGTGGAAGAGCTTGCCGATCAGACCTGCAGCGTG GAGAAAGCGTTGAGGGCGTTCTTCAAGGGAGAGAAAGCATGTGGCGACAATAAGATATACTGCAAATGCTGCGATAGCAAACAAGAGGCAGAAATT AGCTGTAAATATGTCCTCTACGCCCTGCTGAACCACTTTGGGGACCTCAAAGGAGGTCACTATACTGCGCATGTCAAATCGTATGAGAATAAGTGGTGGTATCACTTCAATGATGACGTCGTGAAGAGG GTCGATCCGCCGCCGTCTGAGCCTGGAGCTGAGGGTTTGAGGTCTTGTTTCGCGTATCTCCTCATGTATCAGAAATGTTAA
- the LOC137590724 gene encoding uncharacterized protein, protein MASRQSSPVLSAMMDKWKRKRDKSLARRDRDQQPVERLREQDGEEEDRETSEEKGQPVERGRMREKAETEEMHEEPASPPDIIYHGLYNQGATCYLNSVLQVLYTTTEMHDRLGEQNTDKELKDLFAMMRHTSCFTESITKSLGIRNIHQQDDAAQCLLKILREVNPKASEVFQGQLMYTTTCPKEHSVNNETNPFWTLPLGLGDARDASCSVENIFEASFQEKELAGSVYCHQCDKKTKSKMKCEMVASPRILTLHLQRFEFNKWKRSHVKSDCRVDVPFVLKTREKTYQLFGVVSHTGSVRAGHYTADVLSSEDHTWYRCDDRRVTKVEGQPIVQQTFSSRDAYLLMYRGEDIKENTSCTYSVERGRMREKAETEEMHEEPASPPDIIYHGLYNQGATCYLNSVLQVLYTTTEMHDRLGEQNTDKELKDLFAMMRHTSCFTESITKSLGIRNIHQQDDAAQCLLKILHEVNPKASEVFQGQLMYTTTCPKEHLINNGTNPFWTLPLGLGDARDASCSVENIFEAMFQEKELADSVYCHQCDENTQAKTKCEMVASPRILTLHLQRFEFNKWKRSHVKSDCRVDVPFVLKTREKTYQLFGVVSHTGSVRAGHYTADVLSSEDHTWYRCDDRRVTKVEGQPIVQQTFSSTTAYLLMYRGEDIKENSSCTNSVERGRMREKAETEEMHEEPASPPDIIYHGLYNQGATCYLNSVLQVLYTTTEMHDSLGEQNTDKELKDLFAMMRHTSCFTESITKSLGIRNIHQQDDAAQCLLKILHEVNPKASEVFQGQLMYTTTCPKEHSVNNETNPFWTLPLGLGDARDASCSVENIFEASFQEKELADSVYCHQCDKKTKSKMKCEMVASPRILTLHLQRFEFNKWKRSHVKSDCRVDVPFVLKTREKTYQLFGVVSHTGSVRAGHYTADVLSSEDHTWYRCDDRRVTKVEGQPIVQQTFSSTTAYLLMYRGEDIKENSSCTNSVERGRMREKAETEEMHEEPASPPDIIYHGLYNQGATCYLNSVLQVLYTTTEMHDRLGEQNTDKELKDLFAMMRHTSCFTESITKSLGIRNIHQQDDAAQCLLKILHEVNPKASEVFQGQLMYTTTCPKEHSVNNETNPFWTLPLGLGDTRDASCSVENIFEASFQEKELADSVYCHQCDENTQAKTKCEMVASPRILTLHLQRFEFNKWKRSHVKSDCRVDVPFVLKTREKTYQLFGVVSHTGSVRAGHYTADVLSSEDHTWYRCDDRRVTKVEGQPIVQQTFSSTTAYLLMYRGEDIKENSSCTYSVEGGRMREKAETEEMHEEPASPPDIIYHGLYNQGATCYLNSVLQVLYTTTEMHDRLGEQNTDKDLKDLFAMMRHTSCFTESITKSLGIRNIHQQDDAAQCLLKILHEVNPKASEVFQGQLMYTTTCPKEHSVNNETNPFWTLPLGLGDARDASCSVENIFEASFQEKELAGSVYCHQCDKKTKSKMKCEMVASPRILTLHLQRFEFNKWKRSHVKSDCRVDVPFVLKTREKTYQLFGVVSHTGSVRAGHYTADVLSSEDHTWYRCDDRRVTKVEGQPIVQQTFSSTTAYLLMYRGEDIKENTSCTNSVERGRMREKAETEEMHEEPASPPDIIYHGLYNQGATCYLNSVLQVLYTTTEMHDRLGEQNTDKELKDLFAKMRHTSCFTESITKSLGIRNIHQQDDAAQCLLKILHEVNPKASEVFQGQLMYTTTCPKEHLINNETNPFWTLPLGLGDARDASCSVENIFEASFQEKELAGSVYCHQCDKKTKSKMKCEMVASPRILTLHLQRFEFNKWKRSHVKSDCRVDVPFVLKTREKTYQLFGVVSHTGSVRAGHYTADVLSSEDHTWYRCDDRRVTKVEGQPIVQQTFSSRDAYLLMYRGEDIKENTSCTYSEFPMTSLKNPIETTILTLC, encoded by the exons ATGGCCAGCCGTCAG TCCAGTCCAGTTTTGAGTGCAATGATGGACAAATGGAAACGGAAGAGAGACAAGAGTTTAGCACGGAGGGACAGGGACCAACAACCAG tGGAAAGATTGAGGGAACAggacggagaggaggaggacagagagacaagTGAAGAGAAAGGACAACCGG TGGAACGtgggagaatgagagagaaagcagagacGGAGGAAATGCATGAAGAACCAG CTTCTCCCCCAGACATTATTTATCACGGCCTTTATAACCAGGGAGCAACATGTTACCTCAACAGTGTCCTGCAAGTCCTCTACACAACTACAGAGATGCACGACAG GTTGGGTGAGCAAAACACAGACAAGGAGCTGAAAGACCTGTTTGCAATGATGAGACATACATCATGTTTTACTGAGAGCATCACAAAGAGTTTGGGGATTAGAAATA TTCATCAACAGGACGATGCTGCCCAATGCCTGCTGAAGATCTTACGTGAAGTCAACCCAAAGGCCTCTGAG GTTTTCCAGGGACAGCTGATGTACACGACAACATGTCCCAAAGAGCACAGCGTCAACAATGAGACCAATCCCTTCTGGACTCTTCCACTTGGACTCGGTGACGCTCGTGATGCCTCCTGTAGTGTG GAAAATATCTTTGAAGCAAGTTTCCAGGAAAAGGAACTCGCTGGCAGCGTGTACTGTCACCAGtgtgacaagaaaacaaaatcgaAGATG AAATGTGAAATGGTGGCGTCTCCTCGCATTTTGACGCTTCACCTCCAGAGATTTGAATTCAACAAGTGGAAGAGGTCACACGTTAAGTCTGACTGCCGTGTGGATGTGCCGTTTGTGTTGAAGACCAGA GAAAAGACGTATCAGCTGTTTGGGgtggtgagtcacacaggaagtgtgcGAGCTGGACATTACACAGCCGACGTTCTGTCCAGCGAGGACCACACCTGGTACAGGTGTGATGACAGGCGCGTCACCAAG GTTGAAGGACAGCCGATCGTACAACAGACCTTCAG TTCCAGAGATGCGTATCTGCTCATGTACAGAGGGGAGGATATTAAAGAGAACACCTCATGCACGTATTCAG TGGAACGtgggagaatgagagagaaagcagagacGGAGGAAATGCATGAAGAACCAG CTTCTCCCCCAGACATTATTTATCACGGCCTTTATAACCAGGGAGCAACATGTTACCTCAACAGTGTCCTGCAAGTCCTCTACACAACTACAGAGATGCACGACAG GTTGGGTGAGCAAAACACAGACAAGGAGCTGAAAGACCTGTTTGCAATGATGAGACATACATCATGTTTTACTGAGAGCATCACAAAGAGTTTGGGGATTAGAAATA TTCATCAACAGGACGATGCTGCCCAATGCCTGCTGAAGATCTTACATGAAGTCAACCCAAAGGCCTCTGAG GTTTTCCAGGGACAGCTGATGTACACGACAACATGTCCCAAAGAGCACCTCATCAACAATGGGACCAATCCCTTCTGGACTCTTCCACTTGGACTCGGTGACGCTCGTGATGCCTCCTGTAGTGTG GAAAATATCTTTGAAGCAATGTTCCAGGAAAAGGAACTCGCTGACAGCGTGTACTGTCACCAGTGTGATGAGAATACACAGGCAAAGACG AAATGTGAAATGGTGGCGTCTCCTCGCATTTTGACGCTTCACCTCCAGAGATTTGAATTCAACAAGTGGAAGAGGTCACACGTTAAGTCCGACTGCCGTGTGGATGTGCCGTTTGTGTTGAAGACCAGA GAAAAGACGTATCAGCTGTTTGGGgtggtgagtcacacaggaagtgtgcGAGCTGGACATTACACAGCCGACGTTCTGTCCAGCGAGGACCACACCTGGTACAGGTGTGATGACAGGCGCGTCACCAAG GTTGAAGGACAGCCGATCGTACAACAGACCTTCAG TTCCACAACTGCGTATCTGCTCATGTACAGAGGGGAGGATATTAAAGAGAACAGCTCATGCACGAATTCAG TGGAACGtgggagaatgagagagaaagcagagacGGAGGAAATGCATGAAGAACCAG CTTCTCCCCCAGACATTATTTATCACGGCCTTTATAACCAGGGAGCAACATGTTACCTCAACAGTGTCCTGCAAGTCCTCTACACAACTACAGAGATGCACGACAG TTTGGGTGAGCAAAACACAGACAAGGAGCTGAAAGACCTGTTTGCAATGATGAGACATACATCATGTTTTACTGAGAGCATCACAAAGAGTTTGGGGATTAGAAATA TTCATCAACAGGACGATGCTGCCCAATGCCTGCTGAAGATCTTACATGAAGTCAACCCAAAGGCCTCTGAG GTTTTCCAGGGACAGCTGATGTACACGACAACATGTCCCAAAGAGCACAGCGTCAACAATGAGACCAATCCCTTCTGGACTCTTCCACTTGGACTCGGTGACGCTCGTGATGCCTCCTGTAGTGTG GAAAATATCTTTGAAGCAAGTTTCCAGGAAAAGGAACTCGCTGACAGTGTGTACTGTCATCAGtgtgacaagaaaacaaaatcgaAGATG AAATGTGAAATGGTGGCGTCTCCTCGCATTTTGACGCTTCACCTCCAGAGATTTGAATTCAACAAGTGGAAGAGGTCACACGTTAAGTCCGACTGCCGTGTGGATGTGCCGTTTGTGTTGAAGACCAGA GAAAAGACGTATCAGCTGTTTGGGgtggtgagtcacacaggaagtgtgcGAGCTGGACATTACACAGCCGACGTTCTGTCCAGCGAGGACCACACCTGGTACAGGTGTGATGACAGGCGCGTCACCAAG GTTGAAGGACAGCCGATCGTACAACAGACCTTCAG TTCCACAACTGCGTATCTGCTCATGTACAGAGGGGAGGATATTAAAGAGAACAGCTCATGCACGAATTCAG TGGAACGtgggagaatgagagagaaagcagagacGGAGGAAATGCATGAAGAACCAG CTTCTCCCCCAGACATTATTTATCACGGCCTTTATAACCAGGGAGCAACATGTTACCTCAACAGTGTCCTGCAAGTCCTCTACACAACTACAGAGATGCACGACAG GTTGGGTGAGCAAAACACAGACAAGGAGCTGAAAGACCTGTTTGCAATGATGAGACATACATCATGTTTTACTGAGAGCATCACAAAGAGTTTGGGGATTAGAAATA TTCATCAACAGGACGATGCTGCCCAATGCCTGCTGAAGATCTTACATGAAGTCAACCCAAAGGCCTCTGAG GTTTTCCAGGGACAGCTGATGTACACGACAACATGTCCCAAAGAGCACAGCGTCAACAATGAGACCAATCCCTTCTGGACTCTTCCACTTGGACTCGGTGACACTCGTGATGCCTCCTGTAGTGTG GAAAATATCTTTGAAGCAAGTTTCCAGGAAAAGGAACTCGCTGACAGCGTGTACTGTCACCAGTGTGATGAGAATACACAGGCAAAGACG AAATGTGAAATGGTGGCGTCTCCTCGCATTTTGACGCTTCACCTCCAGAGATTTGAATTCAACAAGTGGAAGAGGTCACACGTTAAGTCCGACTGCCGTGTGGATGTGCCGTTTGTGTTGAAGACCAGA GAAAAGACGTATCAGCTGTTTGGGgtggtgagtcacacaggaagtgtgcGAGCTGGACATTACACAGCCGACGTTCTGTCCAGCGAGGACCACACCTGGTACAGGTGTGATGACAGGCGCGTCACCAAG GTTGAAGGACAGCCAATCGTACAACAGACCTTCAG TTCCACAACTGCGTATCTGCTCATGTACAGAGGGGAGGATATTAAAGAGAACAGCTCATGCACGTATTCAG TGGAAGGtgggagaatgagagagaaagcagagacGGAGGAAATGCATGAAGAACCAG CTTCTCCCCCAGACATTATTTATCACGGCCTTTATAACCAGGGAGCAACATGTTACCTCAACAGTGTCCTGCAAGTCCTCTACACAACTACAGAGATGCACGACAG GTTGGGTGAGCAAAACACAGACAAGGACCTGAAAGACCTGTTTGCAATGATGAGACATACATCATGTTTTACTGAGAGCATCACAAAGAGTTTGGGGATTAGAAATA TTCATCAACAGGACGATGCTGCCCAATGCCTGCTGAAGATCTTACATGAAGTCAACCCAAAGGCCTCTGAG GTTTTCCAGGGACAGCTGATGTACACGACAACATGTCCCAAAGAGCACAGCGTCAACAATGAGACCAATCCCTTCTGGACTCTTCCACTTGGACTCGGTGACGCTCGTGATGCCTCCTGTAGTGTG GAAAATATCTTTGAAGCAAGTTTCCAGGAAAAGGAACTCGCTGGCAGCGTGTACTGTCACCAGtgtgacaagaaaacaaaatcgaAGATG AAATGTGAAATGGTGGCGTCTCCTCGCATTTTGACGCTTCACCTCCAGAGATTTGAATTCAACAAGTGGAAGAGGTCACACGTTAAGTCCGACTGCCGTGTGGATGTGCCGTTTGTGTTGAAGACCAGA GAAAAGACGTATCAGCTGTTTGGGgtggtgagtcacacaggaagtgtgcGAGCTGGACATTACACAGCCGACGTTCTGTCCAGCGAGGACCACACCTGGTACAGGTGTGATGACAGGCGCGTCACCAAG GTTGAAGGACAGCCGATCGTACAACAGACCTTCAG TTCCACAACTGCGTATCTGCTCATGTACAGAGGGGAGGATATTAAAGAGAACACCTCATGCACGAATTCAG TGGAACGtgggagaatgagagagaaagcagagacGGAGGAAATGCATGAAGAACCAG CTTCTCCCCCAGACATTATTTATCACGGCCTTTATAACCAGGGAGCAACATGTTACCTCAACAGTGTCCTGCAAGTCCTCTACACAACTACAGAGATGCACGACAG GTTGGGTGAGCAAAACACAGACAAGGAGCTGAAAGACCTGTTTGCAAAGATGAGACATACATCATGTTTTACTGAGAGCATCACAAAGAGTTTGGGGATTAGAAATA TTCATCAACAGGACGATGCTGCCCAATGCCTGCTGAAGATCTTACATGAAGTCAACCCAAAGGCCTCTGAG GTTTTCCAGGGACAGCTGATGTACACGACAACATGTCCCAAAGAGCACCTCATCAACAATGAGACCAATCCCTTCTGGACTCTTCCACTTGGACTCGGTGACGCTCGTGATGCCTCCTGTAGTGTG GAAAATATCTTTGAAGCAAGTTTCCAGGAAAAGGAACTCGCTGGCAGCGTGTACTGTCACCAGtgtgacaagaaaacaaaatcgaAGATG AAATGTGAAATGGTGGCGTCTCCTCGCATTTTGACGCTTCACCTCCAGAGATTTGAATTCAACAAGTGGAAGAGGTCACACGTTAAGTCCGACTGCCGTGTGGATGTGCCGTTTGTGTTGAAGACCAGA GAAAAGACGTATCAGCTGTTTGGGgtggtgagtcacacaggaagtgtgcGAGCTGGACATTACACAGCCGACGTTCTGTCCAGCGAGGACCACACCTGGTACAGGTGTGATGACAGGCGCGTCACCAAG GTTGAAGGACAGCCGATCGTACAACAGACCTTCAG TTCCAGAGATGCGTATCTGCTCATGTACAGAGGGGAGGATATTAAAGAGAACACCTCATGCACGTATTCAG AGTTCCCAATGACCAGTTTGAAGAATCCGATAGAAACAACGATCTTGACATTATGCTGA